One genomic window of Halovivax cerinus includes the following:
- a CDS encoding FecCD family ABC transporter permease translates to MAETQAVGGYEPARDRDGWMTGTLVAFCLASAAVTLAAGFVQTTFGDYPMTYGEVVSSLLDPAVWNDVDVWTGFLLGGELPELDVGTLVVWDLRVPRVVVGIITGATLAVSGAIFQGVTRNELASPFVLGVSSGAGFAVLATLIVFSGLSMLLPLMATLGGALAFVLVYAIAWKGGTSPVRLVLAGVIVNMVFQSLQQGLFFFADDLGVVQTAISWLTGSLTGTGWEQVRIAAIPAVLSVGIAIVAARQLNVLMLGEHTAQSLGMRVERTRFLLSVVAIVAASVAIAVAGVVSFFGLVVPHIVRNTVGGDYRRLLVGCLFGGPALMVVADVGARLAIPGIQLPVGVVTGLVGGPYFLYLMRTRQSMGEL, encoded by the coding sequence ATGGCGGAAACGCAGGCTGTCGGCGGGTACGAACCGGCCCGCGACCGGGACGGCTGGATGACCGGAACGCTCGTCGCGTTCTGTCTGGCGAGTGCGGCCGTGACACTGGCGGCCGGATTCGTCCAGACGACCTTCGGCGACTATCCGATGACATACGGCGAGGTGGTGTCCTCGCTGTTGGATCCGGCGGTGTGGAACGACGTCGACGTCTGGACAGGGTTCCTCCTCGGCGGTGAGTTGCCGGAGCTGGACGTCGGAACGCTCGTCGTCTGGGACCTCCGGGTGCCCCGAGTCGTCGTGGGGATCATCACCGGTGCGACGCTCGCCGTGTCGGGAGCGATCTTCCAGGGCGTGACCCGCAACGAACTCGCGAGTCCGTTCGTCCTGGGGGTGAGTTCCGGCGCGGGCTTCGCCGTCCTCGCGACGCTGATCGTCTTCAGCGGGCTGTCGATGCTCCTCCCGCTGATGGCCACCCTGGGCGGGGCGCTCGCGTTCGTGCTCGTCTACGCGATCGCCTGGAAGGGTGGAACGAGCCCCGTTCGACTCGTCCTCGCGGGCGTGATCGTCAACATGGTGTTCCAGTCGCTCCAGCAGGGACTGTTCTTCTTCGCTGACGACCTCGGCGTCGTCCAGACGGCGATCTCTTGGCTCACCGGGTCGCTCACGGGAACGGGCTGGGAACAGGTGCGAATCGCTGCGATCCCGGCGGTCCTCTCGGTCGGGATCGCTATCGTCGCGGCGCGGCAACTGAACGTCCTGATGCTCGGCGAGCACACGGCGCAGTCGCTCGGGATGCGCGTCGAGCGAACGCGGTTTCTCCTCTCGGTCGTCGCCATCGTGGCAGCGAGCGTGGCCATCGCTGTCGCCGGCGTCGTCAGTTTCTTCGGCCTCGTCGTCCCCCACATCGTTCGGAACACGGTCGGCGGTGACTACCGTCGCCTGCTCGTCGGCTGTCTGTTCGGCGGCCCCGCGCTGATGGTCGTCGCCGACGTCGGAGCGCGACTCGCGATTCCCGGAATACAGCTCCCCGTCGGCGTCGTGACGGGCCTCGTCGGTGGCCCGTACTTCCTCTACCTGATGCGGACGCGCCAATCGATGGGTGAGCTCTGA
- a CDS encoding PAS domain S-box protein translates to MGANGLTDALRETLAVFTESGEPRTTPDVADELDLGRRSTYARLERLADRDRLRTKKVGANARVWWRPAVVEDADRTQFDSLVDAVSEYAIFLLDADGYVQTWNPGAERIKGYEADEIVGRHVSTFYTDADREANVPAQNLAAAAEAGSIQNEGWRRRADGERFWANVSLSAIYDDGELDGYAKVTRDMTERREYERQLRRERDLSEQLLETAPVSLGVVDADGEIQRTNARAKRQFGLDDGSIETVSDVDVDDADGETITAATHPITHVVETGERIDDWQVRHERPDGERRWVSVTAAPLPTDDDPAVVVAGKDVTDIKRAERRLSRERDELRAELDAVFERIDDGVFAVDEEWTLTFVNETTAAAIGADPETIVGESLWSAFPGLEGTEFEAVFRNAMEDQEPQSVEGYYEPFDGWVREVAYPSETGLSVYFRDISDRKARERELERYETIVEAVNDGIYVVDEDGRFTLVNDTYASMTGHSRDELEGAAVSAVIDDESLIEAAKELEASLVSGDRESASLEAEFGDLSRIGEASFAIMDTDDGYERIGVVRDVTDRKEREHALERYQRIVETVDDGIYVLDGDDRFELVNDGLCEMTGYDRATLLGAHAETIFGEAFHEIARERRAALEAGDISIAAIEENIHRRDGSSIVVDSRFTLFDVDDEIGRVGVVRDVTDRKERERALERQREQLAASNSLHEVVSDVTEAVITQSTREEIEETVCRRLARANSYQFAWIAEVDPSTQTVSARTEAGVDGYLDDTTISVDPEDRHSRGPTGQAFATGEVQTTRDVEMEWQDTPWQSHATDYDIRSSAAIPITHEETVYGVLNVYAGRPRAFEGRERELVSRLGEIVGHAIAAAERKQALMSEEVVELAFSMQDVFEALDIPGGTAGTITLDHAVPTGANAFTVFGTVTPDAIETVRAATDALPHWRSISVSDGGDPIEFEVELTDPPVLSTVASLGGTVDHVTIEAGDLRLAILLSPTVDVHRAIEAVEEAYPEAELIRRRQRTRAEVDPGPVLSPVEELTERQRTTLETAYHAGYFQWPRNRSGEAVAESLDIAPATFHQHLRKAQQKVYDAVFSSHIDL, encoded by the coding sequence ATGGGTGCCAACGGACTCACGGACGCACTCCGGGAGACGCTCGCCGTGTTCACCGAATCGGGCGAGCCGCGGACGACGCCGGACGTTGCCGACGAACTCGATCTTGGGCGACGGAGTACCTACGCTCGGCTCGAGCGCCTGGCCGACCGTGACCGCCTTCGGACGAAGAAAGTCGGCGCGAACGCTCGCGTGTGGTGGCGACCAGCGGTGGTCGAGGATGCCGACCGAACACAGTTCGACTCGCTCGTCGACGCCGTCTCGGAGTACGCGATCTTCCTCCTCGACGCCGACGGCTACGTACAGACCTGGAATCCGGGCGCCGAACGGATCAAGGGGTACGAGGCCGACGAGATCGTCGGTCGGCACGTCTCGACGTTCTACACCGACGCGGATCGGGAGGCGAACGTCCCGGCGCAGAACCTCGCCGCGGCCGCCGAGGCTGGATCGATCCAGAACGAGGGCTGGCGCCGTCGCGCCGACGGCGAGCGCTTCTGGGCGAACGTGTCCTTGAGCGCGATCTACGACGACGGCGAACTCGACGGCTACGCGAAGGTGACGCGGGACATGACCGAACGACGGGAGTACGAACGACAGCTGCGCCGGGAGCGAGACCTCAGCGAGCAACTCCTGGAGACGGCGCCGGTCAGTCTCGGCGTCGTCGACGCCGACGGTGAAATCCAGCGGACGAACGCTCGGGCGAAACGGCAGTTCGGACTGGACGACGGCTCGATCGAGACCGTAAGCGACGTCGACGTCGACGACGCAGACGGCGAGACGATCACGGCCGCGACGCACCCGATCACGCACGTCGTCGAGACGGGAGAACGGATCGACGACTGGCAGGTTCGACACGAACGGCCGGACGGCGAGCGACGCTGGGTGTCGGTCACCGCAGCACCGTTGCCGACCGACGACGACCCGGCTGTCGTCGTCGCCGGAAAGGACGTCACCGACATCAAACGGGCCGAACGGCGGCTCTCGCGAGAGCGCGACGAACTCCGGGCCGAACTCGACGCCGTGTTCGAACGGATCGACGACGGCGTCTTCGCCGTCGACGAAGAGTGGACGCTGACCTTCGTCAACGAGACCACGGCCGCGGCGATCGGCGCCGACCCGGAGACGATCGTCGGCGAGTCGCTCTGGTCTGCGTTCCCGGGACTCGAGGGAACGGAGTTCGAAGCCGTCTTCCGGAACGCGATGGAAGATCAGGAACCGCAATCGGTCGAAGGGTACTACGAACCGTTCGACGGCTGGGTCCGCGAGGTCGCCTACCCGTCGGAAACCGGTCTCTCGGTATACTTCCGCGACATCTCCGACAGGAAGGCGCGTGAGCGCGAACTCGAACGCTACGAGACCATCGTCGAGGCGGTCAACGACGGTATCTACGTCGTCGACGAGGACGGGCGCTTCACCCTGGTCAACGACACCTACGCGTCGATGACGGGTCACTCCCGGGACGAACTCGAAGGGGCGGCGGTCTCGGCCGTCATCGACGACGAATCGCTCATCGAGGCGGCGAAGGAACTCGAAGCCTCGCTCGTCAGCGGCGACCGCGAGAGTGCGTCGCTCGAAGCCGAGTTCGGCGATCTATCGCGCATCGGCGAGGCCTCGTTCGCCATCATGGACACCGACGACGGCTACGAGCGCATCGGCGTCGTCCGCGACGTCACGGACCGAAAGGAGCGCGAACACGCGCTCGAACGGTACCAGCGGATAGTCGAAACGGTCGACGACGGCATCTACGTGCTGGACGGCGACGACCGCTTCGAGCTCGTAAACGACGGGCTCTGTGAGATGACCGGGTACGACCGCGCCACGCTCCTCGGGGCGCACGCGGAAACGATCTTCGGCGAGGCGTTCCACGAGATCGCGAGAGAGCGACGCGCTGCGCTCGAAGCGGGGGACATCTCGATCGCCGCTATCGAAGAGAACATCCATCGTCGCGACGGGTCGTCGATCGTCGTCGACAGTCGTTTCACCCTGTTCGACGTCGACGACGAGATCGGTCGCGTCGGCGTCGTCCGCGACGTCACGGACCGAAAGGAGCGCGAACGCGCGCTCGAACGACAGCGCGAACAGCTCGCGGCGTCGAACAGCCTCCACGAGGTCGTCAGTGACGTGACCGAGGCGGTCATCACCCAGTCCACCCGCGAGGAGATCGAGGAGACGGTCTGTCGCCGACTCGCCAGGGCGAATTCGTACCAGTTCGCCTGGATCGCCGAGGTAGATCCCTCGACCCAGACCGTCTCGGCGCGGACCGAAGCCGGCGTCGACGGCTACCTCGACGACACGACGATCTCGGTGGATCCCGAGGATCGCCACAGCCGGGGACCGACCGGCCAGGCGTTCGCGACCGGGGAGGTCCAGACGACCCGGGACGTGGAGATGGAGTGGCAGGACACGCCCTGGCAGTCTCACGCGACGGACTACGACATTCGGTCGTCCGCGGCGATCCCAATAACCCACGAAGAGACCGTATACGGCGTCCTCAACGTCTACGCCGGCCGACCGCGAGCGTTCGAAGGGCGAGAGCGAGAACTCGTCTCCCGGCTGGGCGAGATCGTCGGCCACGCCATTGCGGCGGCCGAGCGCAAACAGGCGCTCATGAGCGAGGAGGTCGTCGAACTGGCGTTTTCGATGCAGGACGTCTTCGAGGCGCTCGACATTCCCGGTGGAACGGCGGGGACCATCACGCTCGATCACGCGGTCCCGACCGGAGCGAACGCGTTCACGGTCTTCGGAACCGTGACCCCCGACGCCATCGAGACGGTTCGAGCCGCGACCGACGCACTCCCCCACTGGCGGTCGATCTCGGTGTCCGACGGCGGCGATCCGATCGAGTTCGAAGTCGAACTCACGGACCCGCCGGTTCTGTCCACGGTCGCGTCGCTCGGCGGCACCGTGGATCACGTCACCATCGAAGCGGGTGATCTCAGGCTCGCCATACTGCTCTCACCGACCGTCGACGTCCACCGGGCCATCGAGGCCGTCGAGGAGGCGTACCCCGAGGCGGAGTTGATCCGTCGGCGACAACGCACTCGCGCGGAGGTCGACCCCGGCCCGGTGTTGTCTCCCGTCGAAGAACTGACCGAGCGCCAGCGGACGACGCTCGAGACGGCCTACCACGCAGGGTACTTCCAGTGGCCCCGGAATCGGTCGGGGGAGGCGGTCGCCGAGTCGCTCGACATCGCTCCCGCGACGTTCCACCAGCACCTGCGGAAAGCACAGCAAAAGGTCTACGACGCGGTATTCTCGTCGCACATCGACCTCTGA
- a CDS encoding DUF7552 domain-containing protein has product MADSDSSTDGDAARATTLRDARQRIEDLSVADGHFVVACVQTGVVPEPVTDARFDSHEAAERACAAACRYRETLQELDPSLSRYDLDVSEPITEPVDVATVRESTDERRPNGLPRTRRTAMVTGDGTDQWIRIENCPIVHLSGPDSLLDDEVISRQLRSKL; this is encoded by the coding sequence ATGGCCGATTCAGACTCGTCGACCGACGGCGACGCCGCGCGCGCGACGACGCTCCGGGACGCCCGCCAACGGATCGAAGACCTCTCGGTCGCCGACGGCCACTTCGTCGTCGCGTGCGTCCAGACCGGCGTCGTCCCCGAACCGGTCACGGACGCCAGATTCGACTCTCACGAAGCGGCGGAGCGCGCCTGTGCGGCCGCCTGTCGGTACCGCGAAACCCTCCAAGAACTCGACCCGTCGCTGTCGCGATACGACCTCGACGTCTCGGAGCCGATCACCGAACCGGTCGACGTGGCGACCGTCCGCGAGTCGACCGACGAACGCCGACCGAACGGCCTCCCGCGAACGCGCCGAACCGCGATGGTGACCGGCGACGGAACCGACCAGTGGATTCGTATCGAAAATTGTCCGATCGTCCACCTGTCGGGACCCGACTCGCTCCTCGACGACGAAGTGATCTCCCGACAGCTACGGTCGAAGCTCTGA
- a CDS encoding SPW repeat domain-containing protein → MSGTDTPSADDTGYGHESERNVLNTDVMQWVSALAAIVGLWLVASPFVYGGPDAAYWNNTLVGTGIFLLAGYNFYRLSKDRLASVGVASLAALLGLWALASPYLIDMGDSALASSTMIAGLIVAAVSAYSAYANNRAELPDRSRTRA, encoded by the coding sequence ATGAGTGGCACTGACACCCCCTCGGCCGACGACACGGGATACGGGCACGAGTCCGAACGAAACGTCCTCAACACGGACGTGATGCAGTGGGTGAGCGCGCTCGCGGCGATCGTGGGATTGTGGCTCGTCGCCTCGCCGTTCGTCTACGGCGGGCCCGACGCCGCGTACTGGAACAACACGCTCGTGGGGACCGGCATCTTCCTCCTCGCGGGGTACAACTTCTACCGGCTGTCGAAGGATCGACTGGCGAGCGTCGGCGTGGCGTCGCTCGCCGCCCTCCTCGGCCTCTGGGCGCTCGCATCACCGTACCTGATCGACATGGGTGACAGCGCACTCGCGTCGAGCACGATGATCGCGGGCCTGATCGTCGCGGCCGTCTCGGCGTACAGTGCGTACGCGAACAATAGAGCCGAGTTGCCGGATCGCTCCCGGACGAGGGCCTAG
- a CDS encoding DUF7344 domain-containing protein, producing the protein MSRKQTNPPTDDAQAHFERGAAHDLLAAERRRQAVVVLDRVSGPIRLRELAAAIATQAAGRAAVDPGDVAQIVIELHHSHLPRLADANVLTYDRSTGRIEPDERAIARVLDA; encoded by the coding sequence ATGTCCCGAAAACAGACCAATCCACCGACCGACGACGCACAGGCCCACTTCGAACGGGGAGCGGCGCACGACCTCCTTGCCGCGGAGCGACGCCGGCAGGCGGTAGTCGTGCTCGACCGTGTCTCCGGACCGATCCGTCTCCGCGAACTGGCCGCCGCGATCGCCACCCAGGCCGCGGGGCGTGCGGCCGTCGACCCCGGGGACGTCGCGCAGATCGTCATCGAACTCCACCACTCGCACCTTCCCCGACTCGCGGACGCGAACGTCCTCACGTACGATCGATCGACCGGACGGATCGAACCCGACGAACGGGCCATCGCCCGGGTACTCGATGCGTGA
- a CDS encoding DUF7344 domain-containing protein, producing MSQSRNRAADETVRTIELPPSDRHDLLASERRRLTIDVLEECQRTVDLEDIAAAVAARTGTDAESSAEDATRIAIELHHVHLPKLADAGVIEYDPSIRLVTLPADSIAATRSDE from the coding sequence ATGTCCCAGTCACGCAATCGAGCGGCCGACGAGACGGTACGAACGATCGAATTACCGCCGAGCGATCGACACGACCTGCTCGCGTCCGAGCGCCGGCGGCTGACGATCGACGTTCTGGAGGAGTGCCAGCGGACGGTCGACCTCGAAGATATCGCCGCGGCCGTCGCCGCGCGAACCGGAACCGACGCCGAATCCAGCGCCGAGGACGCAACACGGATCGCCATCGAGTTACACCACGTCCACCTCCCGAAACTGGCCGACGCCGGCGTCATCGAGTACGATCCGTCGATCAGGCTGGTCACGCTGCCCGCCGATTCGATCGCCGCCACCCGATCCGACGAGTAA
- a CDS encoding E3 ubiquitin ligase family protein gives MVWEVASTGSVLAVTPEYGGGSVLHVVAFALATVIGAYAVWNGTSNLVAGYRLWAAEPTPVAAVGDAEGTVEIRGTAEPLDETLSGHFSTLPVLVQEWETRRVPDEPDGTVPSNRRPMTDGRADVPFVVRDDSGTVAVDPTHATLSLERDRDNTSHGVRQLASRLEPGDDVYVFGQVCTDDDSDAAFGGESVSVGAGDDPGAFRIADTEPDETVVRLVGTGALYAVVGAAVTAAFGVATTAALGIA, from the coding sequence ATGGTCTGGGAAGTGGCCTCGACCGGGTCAGTGCTCGCCGTGACTCCGGAGTACGGCGGCGGATCGGTCCTCCACGTCGTCGCCTTCGCCTTGGCGACGGTCATCGGCGCGTACGCCGTCTGGAACGGCACGTCGAACCTCGTCGCTGGATATCGCCTCTGGGCGGCGGAGCCGACGCCGGTCGCGGCCGTCGGCGACGCGGAGGGGACCGTCGAAATCCGGGGGACGGCCGAACCGCTCGACGAGACCCTCTCCGGTCACTTCTCTACCCTCCCCGTACTGGTCCAGGAGTGGGAGACGAGGCGCGTGCCGGACGAACCCGATGGAACGGTCCCGTCGAACCGTCGGCCGATGACCGACGGACGAGCGGACGTGCCGTTCGTCGTCCGGGACGACAGCGGAACGGTCGCAGTCGACCCCACGCACGCGACGCTCTCGCTGGAACGGGACCGAGACAACACGAGCCACGGGGTCCGACAGCTGGCGTCGAGACTGGAGCCCGGGGACGACGTCTACGTGTTCGGCCAGGTCTGTACAGATGACGATTCCGACGCCGCATTCGGTGGCGAGTCGGTCTCCGTCGGCGCGGGTGACGACCCCGGCGCGTTCCGGATCGCCGATACCGAACCCGACGAGACGGTCGTTCGACTCGTGGGGACGGGCGCACTCTACGCGGTCGTCGGCGCGGCGGTGACCGCGGCGTTCGGGGTCGCGACGACGGCGGCCCTCGGTATCGCCTGA
- a CDS encoding HalOD1 output domain-containing protein, with protein sequence MANRNDSSPTDGAESMPDADPAERDGFASGADPTDRRRRDPDGSSTATVTITRERGETPAHSVVRGVSAVTNTDPATLQPLYDTIDPDALNRLFERRTGADGGSAGTISFRFNGCDVTISADGRTTVSRVN encoded by the coding sequence ATGGCTAACCGGAACGACTCTTCCCCCACGGACGGCGCCGAATCGATGCCCGACGCAGATCCGGCCGAACGGGACGGTTTTGCCTCCGGCGCCGATCCGACCGACCGTCGTCGACGGGACCCAGACGGATCGTCGACCGCAACCGTCACGATCACTCGTGAACGCGGGGAGACGCCCGCTCACAGCGTCGTCAGAGGAGTTTCCGCGGTGACGAACACCGATCCCGCCACGCTACAACCGCTGTACGATACGATCGACCCTGACGCACTGAATCGCCTGTTCGAACGGCGAACCGGCGCGGACGGCGGATCCGCGGGCACCATCTCGTTCCGGTTCAACGGGTGTGACGTCACCATCTCCGCCGACGGCCGCACCACCGTATCCAGAGTCAACTGA
- a CDS encoding ABC transporter ATP-binding protein, translating to MPGPRHSTDALSTDRDRRSTEPDDSTGDSERLTDGDGVGVRSALIGEDLALRYPTSDEPVVECARLDVPEGAVTALVGPNGSGKSTLLKALSNHLDPARGVVTIHGEELESFGRKELARELGVLSQENDSLGSITVEDLVFHGRYPYRGFVEGVTEADHRAVDRAFDLTGIEALRDVELGQLSGGQKQLAWIAMVLAQETDVLLLDEPTTFLDVHHQFRVLETIRQLNEEQGVTVAIILHDISQAARFADYLIAMCDGELYDWGPPDEVVTEELLADVFGVEATVRTEPDLQVLPRRALPDR from the coding sequence ATGCCCGGACCACGACACTCGACCGACGCCCTCTCGACCGATCGCGACCGACGATCCACCGAGCCGGACGACTCGACAGGCGACTCGGAGCGGCTCACCGACGGGGACGGCGTCGGCGTCCGGAGTGCGCTGATCGGCGAGGATCTCGCGCTGCGGTACCCGACGAGCGACGAACCGGTCGTCGAGTGCGCCCGCCTCGACGTCCCGGAAGGGGCCGTGACCGCACTCGTCGGGCCGAACGGCAGCGGGAAGTCCACGCTGCTGAAAGCGCTCTCGAACCACCTCGACCCGGCGCGAGGCGTCGTCACGATACACGGGGAGGAACTCGAGTCGTTCGGCCGGAAGGAACTGGCGCGCGAACTCGGCGTCCTCTCCCAGGAGAACGACTCGCTGGGTTCGATCACCGTCGAAGACCTCGTCTTCCACGGCCGGTACCCGTACCGAGGCTTCGTCGAGGGCGTCACCGAGGCGGACCACCGGGCGGTCGACCGCGCGTTCGACCTCACCGGTATCGAAGCGTTGCGGGATGTCGAACTCGGTCAGCTGAGCGGCGGGCAGAAGCAACTCGCCTGGATCGCGATGGTTCTCGCCCAGGAGACCGACGTCCTCCTGCTAGACGAACCGACCACCTTCCTGGACGTCCACCACCAGTTCCGCGTCCTCGAGACCATCCGCCAGTTGAACGAAGAGCAGGGTGTCACCGTGGCAATCATCCTCCACGACATCTCGCAAGCGGCCCGGTTCGCCGATTACCTGATCGCAATGTGTGACGGCGAGCTGTACGACTGGGGGCCGCCCGACGAGGTCGTCACCGAAGAACTCCTCGCAGACGTCTTCGGCGTCGAGGCGACGGTCAGGACGGAACCGGACCTGCAGGTACTGCCGAGAAGGGCGTTGCCAGATCGATGA
- a CDS encoding bacterio-opsin activator domain-containing protein codes for MRTPTNERAVSEVEFHLSEASYPFVELSAVADCHVELTTMIERDDDRYAEFVNVTGADPVQIESVAGETDTVDATFLHRTDDRCLFEFLVSGNCPAYRLAALGALPRTVEGVDGEGCIVAEIPRTYDDAAIVERFLAEIPEADLVTKRTKSSVDPLLPGSAIRQAFETNLTERQREVLETAYEAGYYDWPRECTGEAVARRLDVSSAAFSETIHAAERNLLATLFEDDPGDRSE; via the coding sequence ATGCGTACCCCCACGAACGAGCGGGCCGTCTCCGAGGTCGAATTTCACCTCTCTGAGGCGTCGTATCCGTTCGTCGAGCTGTCGGCGGTGGCCGACTGTCACGTCGAACTCACGACGATGATCGAACGCGACGACGACCGCTACGCCGAGTTCGTGAACGTCACCGGCGCGGATCCGGTTCAGATCGAATCCGTCGCGGGTGAGACCGATACCGTGGATGCGACCTTCCTCCACCGGACCGACGACAGGTGCCTGTTCGAATTCCTGGTCTCCGGAAACTGCCCGGCGTACCGTCTCGCCGCCCTCGGCGCGCTTCCACGAACGGTTGAAGGTGTCGACGGTGAGGGATGTATCGTCGCCGAAATCCCCCGAACGTACGACGACGCGGCGATCGTCGAACGGTTCCTGGCCGAGATTCCGGAGGCCGACCTCGTGACGAAGCGGACCAAATCGTCCGTCGATCCGCTCCTGCCCGGATCTGCGATTCGCCAGGCCTTCGAGACGAACCTGACGGAACGTCAGCGCGAAGTTCTGGAGACCGCCTACGAGGCCGGCTACTACGACTGGCCCCGCGAGTGTACGGGTGAGGCTGTCGCACGACGCCTCGACGTCTCGTCGGCCGCGTTCTCGGAGACCATCCACGCCGCCGAACGGAACCTCCTCGCCACGCTGTTCGAGGACGACCCCGGGGACCGGTCGGAGTAG
- a CDS encoding ABC transporter substrate-binding protein: MTDDSRLTRRSVIRTGAAAAGVSALAGCLSEGDEGESPNDDAAENGSTNDDGAAGDGSSGTDEDESSGSYSVSMPPVGAVEFDAVPEAWAANNGSWADMGIALGQSPPEAVYLASRYHTQYYDEIPGVSVDKSDMTSLWEGELTPEKFMGLAEDVDVFVNDPNFILGRTSSWEQSDIDLIEKTGTPFFANSIFSRGYDWHDYEYLSLYEAFEKLAEVFQQRERYEAIASLHDEFQTTLSDVVPARNERPSVAVMWGTEANMGEFSPYLIDEGTSFKQWRDLGVVDAFAETDVRDFHSSRGAVGYETLLDIDPDVLLFRGNEAKTADEFRKTIVAALESDTTARKLTAVQNGDVYRGGPLYQGPITNLVVTERAARQLYGVEKDLFDRQSVADIVAGDH, encoded by the coding sequence ATGACCGACGATTCGCGGTTGACCAGACGATCCGTCATCCGAACGGGAGCTGCCGCTGCGGGCGTGAGTGCGCTGGCGGGTTGTCTTTCGGAAGGTGACGAGGGCGAGAGTCCAAATGACGACGCAGCTGAAAACGGAAGTACGAACGACGACGGCGCAGCTGGAGACGGTAGTTCGGGCACCGACGAAGACGAGAGCAGTGGCTCGTACAGCGTCTCGATGCCGCCGGTCGGCGCGGTCGAGTTCGACGCCGTCCCCGAAGCGTGGGCGGCGAACAACGGGAGCTGGGCGGACATGGGGATCGCGTTGGGACAGTCGCCACCCGAAGCGGTGTACCTCGCCTCGCGCTATCACACCCAGTATTACGACGAGATTCCCGGTGTGAGCGTCGACAAGAGCGACATGACGTCCCTCTGGGAGGGCGAGCTGACGCCGGAGAAGTTCATGGGGCTGGCCGAGGACGTCGACGTGTTCGTCAACGACCCGAACTTTATCCTCGGCCGAACCTCCAGCTGGGAGCAGAGTGACATCGACCTGATCGAGAAGACGGGCACGCCCTTCTTCGCGAACAGTATCTTCTCCAGAGGCTACGACTGGCACGACTACGAGTATCTCTCGCTGTACGAGGCGTTCGAGAAGCTGGCCGAGGTGTTCCAGCAGCGAGAGCGCTACGAGGCCATCGCGTCGCTCCACGACGAGTTCCAGACGACGCTGTCAGACGTCGTTCCAGCCCGGAACGAGCGCCCGAGCGTCGCGGTCATGTGGGGGACCGAAGCGAACATGGGCGAGTTCTCGCCGTATCTCATCGACGAGGGGACGAGCTTCAAACAGTGGCGCGATCTGGGCGTCGTCGACGCGTTCGCCGAGACGGACGTCAGGGACTTCCACAGCTCCCGTGGCGCGGTCGGCTACGAGACGTTGCTCGACATCGACCCCGACGTCCTCCTGTTCCGCGGCAACGAGGCGAAGACGGCAGACGAGTTCCGGAAGACGATCGTCGCCGCCCTGGAGTCCGACACGACCGCGAGGAAGCTCACCGCGGTCCAGAACGGCGACGTCTACCGCGGCGGGCCGCTCTATCAGGGCCCGATCACCAATCTCGTGGTGACCGAACGGGCGGCTCGACAGCTCTACGGCGTCGAGAAGGACCTGTTCGATCGCCAGTCGGTGGCCGATATCGTCGCCGGAGACCACTAA